A region from the Kiloniellales bacterium genome encodes:
- a CDS encoding histidine phosphatase family protein has protein sequence MEQLLLKSIALRSGAVKTEGPALEDSRFEFGVTPFYFLRHGETRETERGIVQGQNDTRLIDKGRQSAVKAADALDGVLLRSIHASPLKRAWETASILSLLRGVPVFPVPGLMERNWGPYQGLHKDLRPSEPSDDTVEGREAFAKRVIAAMRSISGPAPLVVVAHSGVFRVLCGHIGLSDSPQVTVPSGLVLRFEPPAVRGRRWRLGVVA, from the coding sequence ATGGAGCAGTTGTTGCTCAAGTCGATAGCCCTGCGTTCCGGCGCGGTGAAGACAGAGGGTCCCGCCTTGGAGGATTCGCGCTTCGAGTTTGGCGTCACGCCCTTCTACTTCCTGCGTCACGGGGAAACCCGGGAGACCGAAAGGGGAATCGTCCAGGGTCAGAACGACACCCGGCTGATCGACAAGGGCCGCCAGTCCGCGGTCAAGGCTGCGGACGCGCTCGACGGCGTCCTGCTTCGCTCGATCCATGCGAGCCCGCTGAAGCGGGCCTGGGAGACGGCCTCGATCCTGTCGCTCCTCAGGGGCGTCCCGGTCTTTCCGGTGCCGGGCCTGATGGAGAGGAACTGGGGCCCCTACCAGGGCCTCCACAAGGACCTGCGGCCTAGCGAGCCCAGTGACGACACAGTGGAAGGCCGCGAGGCCTTCGCCAAGCGGGTGATCGCCGCCATGCGTTCGATCAGCGGGCCGGCGCCGCTCGTGGTGGTGGCTCACTCGGGAGTCTTTCGGGTGCTTTGCGGCCACATCGGGCTCTCCGACAGCCCCCAGGTCACGGTTCCCAGCGGCTTGGTGCTGCGCTTCGAGCCGCCGGCAGTCCGGGGCCGGCGATGGCGCCTCGGCGTCGTCGCCTGA
- a CDS encoding CBS domain-containing protein, which translates to MQVSEILAAKGDRVISIAAAASVCDVAATLRREGIGAAVVKSEGKDMAGIISERDIVASVAEHGPAALEMHAADLMNRSVITCTPESSTQEIMEQMLMGQIRHLPVVRGDALVGMISVGDVVKAVLSELKWMTKVLQDQVVTAAAWSTDED; encoded by the coding sequence ATGCAGGTTTCGGAGATACTGGCGGCGAAGGGCGACCGGGTGATCTCGATCGCCGCGGCGGCAAGCGTCTGCGACGTCGCGGCCACGCTTCGGCGCGAAGGGATCGGCGCGGCGGTGGTCAAGAGCGAGGGGAAAGACATGGCCGGCATCATCTCTGAGCGGGACATCGTCGCGAGCGTCGCCGAGCACGGCCCGGCGGCGCTCGAAATGCACGCCGCCGACCTGATGAACCGCTCGGTGATCACCTGCACGCCGGAAAGCAGCACGCAGGAGATCATGGAGCAGATGCTGATGGGGCAGATCCGCCACCTGCCCGTCGTCCGTGGAGATGCCTTGGTCGGCATGATCAGCGTCGGCGATGTCGTCAAGGCCGTGCTTTCCGAGCTAAAGTGGATGACCAAGGTCCTCCAGGACCAGGTGGTCACGGCTGCGGCCTGGTCGACCGACGAGGACTGA
- the ppk1 gene encoding polyphosphate kinase 1, protein MTPLRTGDGRVRRRLPGVPAEPPAAAPATEPEAAEAGAASPEEAVVEKATPESAAAEAPVPRPAPPAMNLRAPEFYLNRELTWLSFNSRVLHEAQDKRIPLLERLKFLAIASSNLDEFFMKRIGGLKQQLAANVHQLTVDGRTPQEQISECTAAVKELQLRMREIYLELVKSLARKGIVIAEYEELSDEQKQAVREHYLTNILPLVTPLAMDPAHPFPFISNLSLSLLVTLRYRDDEEPIMNRIKVPLGSGVPRFLRIGDSQHYIPLEEVMAHNLDLLFPEMEVESCEFFRVTRNANTELEEDQAEDLLSMIETELRYRKFAPFVRLEISAGMGELHRGMLAAELGLDEAADVFESDVLLGIRDLMELAGLDFPELHDPDHRPVTNVKLQDRRSIFHLIREAGSILLSFPYESFATSVERFVREASQDPKVRAIKMTLYRTSADTEILEYLIEAARNGKQVAVAVELKARFDEAANIRWANRLEEAGIHVTYGVIGLKTHGKSILVVRQDYAGLRRYAHIGTGNYHAGTARIYSDLGLLTCDDDIGHDLTELFNYLTSGCKPSRRYRKLLTAPKFLKKALLAKIEREIEVHSEESPGLIRFKTNALEDAHITEALYKASRAGVKVELIVRDSCRLRPGLPGLSENVSVIGVVGRFLEHARIYYFRNGGEEEYYIGSADLMRRNLESRVELLAPIEDPAHREDLCGFFETQLEDQRNVWDMAADGEYVQRQPCGRGRESKGCQEVMIANAEKRQASATRLRRRKPRAIARRSVR, encoded by the coding sequence GTGACGCCCCTGAGGACCGGTGACGGGCGCGTGCGGCGTCGCCTGCCCGGCGTCCCGGCGGAGCCGCCCGCGGCCGCGCCGGCAACCGAGCCCGAGGCCGCGGAGGCCGGAGCTGCCTCGCCCGAGGAAGCCGTGGTCGAGAAAGCGACGCCGGAATCCGCGGCGGCCGAGGCGCCGGTGCCCCGGCCCGCGCCGCCCGCAATGAACCTCCGCGCGCCGGAATTCTACCTCAACCGCGAGCTGACCTGGCTCAGCTTCAACAGCCGGGTGCTGCACGAAGCGCAGGACAAGAGGATTCCCCTGCTTGAGCGGCTCAAGTTCCTGGCGATCGCCAGTTCGAACCTCGACGAGTTCTTCATGAAGCGCATCGGCGGCCTGAAGCAGCAGCTGGCCGCCAACGTCCACCAGCTGACGGTCGACGGCCGGACGCCGCAAGAGCAGATCTCCGAATGCACAGCAGCGGTCAAGGAGCTGCAGCTGCGGATGCGCGAGATCTACCTGGAGCTGGTCAAGTCGCTCGCCCGAAAGGGAATCGTGATCGCCGAGTACGAGGAGCTGTCCGACGAGCAGAAACAAGCCGTCCGCGAGCACTACCTGACGAACATCCTGCCCCTGGTGACACCGCTCGCCATGGACCCGGCGCATCCCTTCCCCTTCATTTCCAACCTGTCGCTCAGCCTTCTGGTCACCCTGCGCTACCGGGACGATGAAGAGCCGATCATGAACCGCATCAAGGTTCCGCTGGGCTCGGGCGTGCCCCGCTTCCTGCGTATCGGGGACTCCCAGCACTACATCCCGCTGGAGGAGGTGATGGCCCACAACCTCGACCTGCTGTTCCCCGAGATGGAGGTCGAGTCCTGCGAGTTCTTCCGGGTCACCCGCAACGCCAACACCGAGCTGGAAGAGGATCAGGCCGAAGACCTCCTGAGCATGATCGAGACGGAACTGCGCTACCGTAAGTTCGCGCCCTTCGTCAGGCTGGAGATCAGCGCCGGGATGGGCGAGCTCCATCGCGGCATGCTGGCCGCCGAGCTGGGCCTCGACGAGGCCGCCGACGTCTTCGAGTCCGACGTCCTCCTGGGTATCCGTGATCTGATGGAGCTGGCCGGCCTGGACTTCCCCGAGCTGCACGATCCGGACCACCGTCCGGTGACCAACGTCAAGCTCCAGGACCGGCGGAGCATCTTCCACCTGATCCGCGAGGCCGGCTCGATTCTCCTGAGCTTCCCCTACGAATCCTTTGCAACCTCGGTGGAGCGTTTCGTCCGGGAAGCGAGCCAGGACCCCAAGGTCCGGGCCATCAAGATGACGCTCTACCGGACCTCGGCCGACACCGAGATCCTGGAGTACCTGATCGAGGCCGCACGCAACGGCAAGCAGGTCGCCGTGGCAGTCGAGCTCAAGGCCCGCTTCGACGAGGCGGCGAACATCCGTTGGGCGAACCGCCTGGAAGAGGCCGGGATCCACGTCACCTATGGCGTCATCGGGCTGAAGACCCATGGCAAGTCGATCCTGGTCGTTCGCCAGGACTATGCCGGCCTGCGCCGCTACGCGCACATCGGGACCGGCAACTACCATGCCGGCACCGCGCGGATCTATTCGGACCTCGGCCTGCTCACCTGCGACGACGATATCGGCCACGACCTGACCGAGCTGTTCAACTACCTGACCAGCGGCTGCAAGCCGTCGCGCCGCTACCGCAAGCTGCTGACCGCGCCGAAGTTCCTGAAGAAGGCGCTGCTGGCCAAGATCGAGCGGGAGATCGAGGTGCACAGCGAGGAGTCCCCCGGGCTGATCCGCTTCAAGACCAACGCGCTCGAGGACGCCCACATCACCGAGGCCCTCTACAAGGCTTCGCGCGCCGGGGTCAAGGTAGAGCTGATCGTTCGCGACAGCTGCCGCCTGCGGCCCGGGTTGCCGGGTCTGTCCGAGAACGTCTCGGTGATCGGCGTGGTCGGCCGCTTCCTGGAGCACGCGCGAATCTACTACTTCCGCAACGGCGGCGAGGAGGAGTACTACATCGGGTCGGCGGACCTGATGCGGCGCAACCTGGAAAGCCGCGTGGAGCTTCTAGCCCCGATCGAAGACCCGGCGCATCGCGAGGATCTTTGCGGGTTCTTCGAGACCCAGCTCGAGGATCAGCGCAACGTCTGGGACATGGCCGCCGACGGTGAGTACGTCCAGCGCCAGCCCTGCGGCCGCGGCCGCGAGAGCAAGGGCTGCCAGGAAGTCATGATCGCCAACGCGGAGAAGCGTCAGGCCTCGGCGACCCGCCTGCGGCGCCGCAAGCCGAGAGCGATCGCCCGGCGCAGCGTCCGCTGA
- a CDS encoding Na/Pi cotransporter family protein, producing MDKTNARSGRPIGLAVALRGRTAAAPLGEASAWRTDWRIALFFLLLPLVLFLAAPALAASSDSKGIDWFRMAMQLFGGLAIFLFGMEQMADALKRVAGNRMKDILGKLTTNRFMGLLTGTFVTAVIQSSSVTTVMLVGFVTAGLMSLSQAVGVIFGANIGTTITAQIVAFKVTHYALLLVAVGFVMIFTGKTKRIKQYGGLVMGLGLIFFGMGIMSSGMKPLRSYEPFIQIMQDVSAPALGILIAAAFTGLVQSSSATTGVVIAMASQGLITLEGGIALIMGANIGTCVTAALAAIGKPREAVRVAVAHVTFNVAGVAVAVWFIPYLADFVRAFSPVAEGAVGMDKLAAETPRQIANAHTTFNIFFSALFLPAAGLVARFAEWVVPDRPLEAVAVIQPKYLDKELLSTPPLALDRARREVGRLGDCVDEMLDASLPAMTAGTEEDLQNLANMDSDIDTLHGHIVEYLGQISVGELTSEESAEVMELLQVANHLEQIGDIIETNLVTTGRRRIEEGVVISKATMEVIRHYFDEVSQAFKASIRSVREQDSKAAWQVKRMKKDMAALAEETARYELSRLVADEPNRLQTFTREMEMIETLSRIYRMSRKIARTQWLEAAEAEVPQAAE from the coding sequence ATGGATAAGACAAACGCAAGGTCAGGCCGCCCTATCGGGCTGGCAGTGGCCCTCCGGGGCCGGACCGCGGCGGCGCCGCTCGGGGAGGCGTCGGCGTGGCGGACGGACTGGCGGATCGCCCTGTTCTTCCTGCTCCTGCCGCTCGTCCTCTTCCTCGCCGCGCCGGCCCTCGCCGCCAGTTCCGACAGCAAGGGGATCGACTGGTTCAGGATGGCCATGCAGCTCTTCGGCGGCTTGGCGATTTTCCTCTTCGGCATGGAACAGATGGCCGACGCGCTGAAGCGGGTCGCCGGCAACCGGATGAAGGACATCCTCGGCAAGCTGACCACCAACCGCTTCATGGGCCTTCTGACCGGCACCTTCGTCACCGCCGTGATCCAGTCATCATCGGTGACCACGGTCATGCTGGTCGGCTTCGTCACGGCCGGCCTCATGTCCTTGTCGCAGGCCGTCGGGGTCATCTTTGGCGCAAACATCGGCACCACGATCACGGCACAGATCGTCGCCTTCAAGGTCACCCACTACGCGCTGCTTCTGGTGGCCGTCGGCTTCGTCATGATCTTCACCGGCAAGACCAAGCGAATAAAGCAATACGGCGGTCTCGTCATGGGGCTCGGCCTGATCTTCTTCGGGATGGGGATCATGAGCTCCGGCATGAAGCCGCTGCGCAGCTACGAGCCCTTCATCCAAATCATGCAGGATGTCTCGGCTCCGGCTCTCGGAATCCTAATCGCGGCAGCCTTCACCGGCCTGGTCCAGTCCTCCTCGGCGACCACGGGCGTGGTGATCGCCATGGCCTCGCAGGGCCTGATCACACTCGAAGGCGGCATCGCGCTCATCATGGGGGCCAACATCGGGACCTGCGTTACCGCCGCCCTCGCGGCGATCGGCAAGCCACGCGAAGCGGTGCGGGTGGCGGTCGCCCATGTGACCTTCAACGTCGCCGGCGTCGCCGTCGCGGTCTGGTTCATCCCCTACCTTGCGGACTTCGTACGAGCCTTCTCGCCGGTCGCGGAGGGGGCCGTCGGCATGGACAAGCTCGCCGCGGAGACGCCCCGACAGATCGCCAACGCGCACACGACCTTCAATATCTTCTTCTCGGCGCTGTTCCTGCCCGCCGCAGGCCTGGTCGCCCGTTTCGCTGAATGGGTGGTTCCCGACCGGCCCCTGGAGGCCGTGGCCGTGATCCAGCCCAAGTATCTCGATAAGGAGCTGCTTTCGACACCGCCGCTGGCCCTGGACCGGGCGCGCCGGGAAGTCGGTCGCCTGGGCGATTGTGTTGACGAAATGCTCGATGCCTCACTACCGGCAATGACGGCGGGGACCGAAGAGGATCTCCAGAACCTCGCCAATATGGACAGCGACATCGACACCCTCCACGGTCATATTGTGGAATACCTCGGGCAGATCAGCGTTGGAGAACTGACCAGCGAGGAGTCCGCCGAGGTTATGGAGCTGCTTCAGGTGGCCAATCACCTGGAGCAGATCGGCGATATCATCGAGACCAACTTGGTCACCACGGGACGCCGCCGCATCGAAGAGGGGGTGGTCATCAGCAAGGCGACCATGGAGGTCATCCGCCACTACTTCGACGAGGTGTCGCAGGCCTTCAAGGCCTCGATCCGGTCGGTGCGGGAACAAGACAGCAAGGCCGCCTGGCAGGTCAAACGTATGAAGAAAGATATGGCGGCCCTGGCCGAAGAGACCGCAAGATACGAGCTAAGCCGCTTGGTGGCGGATGAGCCGAACCGGCTACAGACCTTCACGCGCGAGATGGAGATGATCGAGACCCTGAGCCGGATCTACCGGATGAGCCGCAAGATCGCCCGCACCCAGTGGCTGGAAGCAGCCGAAGCGGAGGTTCCACAAGCCGCCGAATAG
- a CDS encoding universal stress protein produces MVKDASQGQKGSPVGRGPILVAVDFSKDSEAALVWACKYAGQVGAAVLVLHVVHDPIETPGSYRRSEADALRPMEDVAAEMLKQFIEKTGETHPELRLDAVSTQLVRGIPETRILEVAEQEGAGMIVMGSKGRTGLPHLLLGSKAERVVQRAALPVTIVKAEAEDG; encoded by the coding sequence TTGGTCAAGGACGCTTCGCAGGGACAGAAGGGCTCGCCGGTCGGCAGAGGCCCGATTCTGGTCGCCGTCGATTTCTCGAAGGATTCCGAGGCCGCTCTAGTCTGGGCCTGCAAATACGCCGGTCAGGTCGGCGCGGCGGTCCTGGTGTTGCACGTCGTACACGACCCGATCGAGACGCCCGGGTCCTACCGGAGGTCGGAAGCGGATGCGCTCCGCCCGATGGAGGATGTCGCAGCCGAAATGCTGAAACAGTTCATAGAGAAGACGGGCGAGACCCATCCCGAGCTGCGGCTCGATGCCGTTTCGACGCAACTCGTCCGAGGCATCCCCGAGACGAGGATCCTCGAGGTCGCCGAACAAGAGGGCGCAGGGATGATCGTCATGGGGAGCAAGGGCCGCACCGGCTTACCGCACCTCCTGCTCGGTTCGAAGGCCGAACGCGTCGTGCAACGCGCGGCGCTCCCGGTGACGATCGTCAAGGCGGAGGCGGAAGATGGATAA
- a CDS encoding CNNM domain-containing protein, with protein sequence MEGALDQLERYWEAVGLFFAFDTSLLAEPGIIALLILQVFLLCCSAFFSGSETALFSLSRLDLQKLRRDRHPRSEALHALLDQPRRLIISILCGNELVNIAATANLAGILVVLYGEDRAGWINVLVMFPLLLLLGEVTPKTIAVSHPIKISAGLVAGPLSAWARLITPLRRVVRMAAEKITTWIVGEERARENILQVDEFRTLLAEVADEGILDATERVLIDNLLEAGETEIVEIMTPRTRVNFLRDDMSVLEVVDHFRGFRHPRVPVCHEHHDNLVGFVHAEDVLRLILDGADLSKLTLEQLLHPPVVAPPTKYVDEMFDFFQANNARAAAVLNEFGGMEGFITMRDIISFIFGEVSESAPAQALYEERDKNIFEVPGDMKLTDFDDLTNFGIEDPRMTTIGGVVFRYLDRLPEVGDQVVMDGLIATVLEMDGHRLARVRIAKGTPGEDEEAEDKGDDEDVEVAEPDAGNAEGDRASQPGPEQAASDAARPSAEVVDLSAIKIGGKAKKKARRGGKGPPGSHDRERG encoded by the coding sequence ATGGAGGGGGCTCTCGATCAGCTCGAGAGGTACTGGGAGGCGGTGGGGCTCTTCTTCGCCTTCGACACCTCGCTGCTGGCCGAGCCCGGCATCATCGCCCTGCTCATCCTCCAGGTCTTCCTGCTGTGCTGTTCGGCCTTTTTCTCGGGGTCGGAGACGGCTCTGTTCTCGCTGTCGCGCCTCGACCTGCAGAAGCTGCGGCGGGATCGGCATCCACGATCTGAAGCCCTGCACGCCCTGCTCGACCAGCCAAGGCGGCTGATCATCTCGATCCTCTGCGGCAACGAGTTGGTCAACATCGCGGCGACCGCGAACTTGGCCGGCATCCTCGTCGTGCTCTACGGAGAGGATCGTGCCGGATGGATCAACGTGCTTGTGATGTTTCCGCTTCTCCTGCTGCTGGGCGAGGTCACGCCCAAGACCATCGCGGTCAGTCACCCGATCAAGATCAGCGCCGGTCTGGTCGCCGGGCCGCTCAGCGCCTGGGCCAGGCTGATCACGCCGCTGCGGCGGGTCGTCCGGATGGCGGCGGAGAAGATCACCACCTGGATCGTCGGCGAGGAGCGGGCCCGGGAGAACATCCTCCAGGTCGACGAGTTCCGCACCCTGCTGGCCGAGGTCGCCGACGAAGGCATACTCGATGCCACAGAGAGGGTGCTGATCGACAACCTCCTGGAGGCCGGCGAGACCGAGATCGTCGAGATCATGACACCGCGCACCCGGGTCAATTTCCTCAGGGACGACATGAGCGTGCTGGAGGTGGTCGACCATTTCCGCGGCTTCCGCCACCCGCGGGTGCCGGTCTGCCACGAGCACCACGACAACCTGGTCGGCTTCGTCCACGCCGAGGATGTCCTGCGGCTGATCCTGGACGGCGCCGATCTCTCGAAGCTCACGCTCGAGCAGCTCCTCCATCCGCCGGTCGTGGCGCCACCGACCAAGTACGTCGACGAGATGTTCGACTTCTTCCAGGCCAACAACGCCCGCGCCGCCGCCGTCCTCAACGAGTTCGGCGGGATGGAGGGCTTCATCACCATGCGCGACATCATCAGCTTCATCTTCGGCGAGGTCTCCGAATCGGCCCCGGCGCAGGCCCTCTACGAAGAGCGCGACAAGAACATCTTCGAAGTGCCCGGCGACATGAAGCTCACCGACTTCGACGACCTCACCAACTTCGGCATCGAAGACCCTCGGATGACCACGATCGGCGGCGTGGTTTTCCGCTACCTCGACCGCCTGCCGGAGGTCGGCGACCAGGTCGTCATGGACGGCCTGATCGCGACCGTCCTCGAGATGGACGGCCACCGCCTGGCCCGCGTGCGCATCGCCAAGGGCACGCCTGGCGAAGACGAGGAGGCCGAAGACAAGGGCGACGACGAGGACGTCGAGGTGGCCGAGCCGGACGCGGGCAACGCCGAAGGGGATCGGGCGAGCCAGCCCGGGCCGGAGCAGGCGGCTTCCGACGCGGCGCGACCCAGCGCCGAAGTCGTCGATCTCTCCGCCATCAAGATCGGCGGCAAGGCCAAGAAGAAGGCGCGGCGGGGCGGCAAGGGCCCGCCCGGATCGCACGACAGGGAAAGGGGCTAG
- a CDS encoding hemolysin family protein: MDLVLAILVMFVFLLLKGFFSGSEIALVSSDKIKLRHRAKQGDRGASLALRLFQTPDVLLSTTLVGTNISTVVLTTIGALLMIQLFGSSGEFYAFLVLTPLLLILGEIVPKSVYQQKSDELTPVIIYPLRWASLLFYPIVFVFSRIARTAARLAGAGKIDQPFFITREQLRTVVDMAEQGVSLDAFGRGRIRRVIRFAETTVAQTMIPIAEATVIDRRQTTKTAIELVRRHGYNRLPVFENSTSNIVGLVTLTTWDLMDRDLAEQDLASLIQPALYVSPLQTIDQLLPMLNQRHDHMAVVVDEFGSSIGIITMEDIVEEVVGEIDVGYDFEEYLPKRKRVYEKLAEDIYVMDSRLSIAEANEILRTGLPTTEFHTVGGLVMARLRHIPREGEFIIEEGYRFTVIEANERSIEKLRVEPE, translated from the coding sequence ATGGACCTGGTCCTCGCGATTCTGGTGATGTTCGTCTTTCTCCTGCTGAAGGGCTTCTTCTCGGGCTCGGAGATCGCTCTGGTCAGCTCGGACAAGATCAAGCTCCGGCACCGGGCGAAGCAGGGCGACCGCGGTGCCAGCCTCGCGCTGAGGCTGTTCCAGACCCCCGACGTGCTGCTGAGCACGACCCTGGTCGGCACCAACATCTCCACCGTCGTTCTGACCACGATCGGCGCGCTGCTGATGATCCAGCTCTTCGGGAGCAGCGGCGAGTTCTATGCCTTCCTGGTCCTGACGCCGCTGCTGCTGATCCTCGGGGAGATCGTGCCGAAGAGCGTCTACCAGCAGAAGTCGGACGAGCTGACGCCTGTCATCATCTATCCGCTGCGCTGGGCGTCATTGCTGTTTTATCCGATCGTCTTCGTTTTCTCGCGCATCGCCCGCACGGCCGCCCGCCTCGCCGGGGCCGGCAAGATCGATCAGCCCTTCTTCATCACCCGCGAGCAGCTGCGCACGGTGGTCGACATGGCCGAGCAGGGCGTGTCGCTGGACGCCTTCGGACGCGGGCGCATTCGCCGGGTTATCCGCTTCGCCGAGACCACGGTCGCCCAGACAATGATTCCCATCGCCGAGGCCACGGTGATCGACCGGCGGCAGACCACCAAGACCGCGATCGAGCTGGTCCGCCGGCACGGCTACAACCGCCTGCCGGTCTTCGAAAACAGCACCAGCAACATCGTTGGCCTCGTCACCCTGACGACCTGGGACCTGATGGATCGGGATCTGGCCGAGCAGGACCTGGCCTCGCTCATCCAGCCGGCGCTCTACGTCTCGCCCCTGCAGACCATCGATCAGCTGCTGCCGATGCTGAACCAGCGCCACGACCACATGGCCGTGGTGGTCGACGAGTTCGGATCGAGCATTGGCATCATCACCATGGAGGATATCGTCGAGGAGGTCGTCGGCGAAATCGACGTCGGCTACGACTTCGAGGAGTACCTGCCGAAGCGCAAGCGGGTCTACGAGAAGCTCGCGGAAGACATCTACGTCATGGACTCACGGCTTTCGATCGCCGAGGCCAACGAGATCCTGCGGACGGGCTTGCCGACCACCGAGTTCCACACCGTCGGCGGCCTGGTGATGGCGCGCCTGCGGCACATCCCCCGGGAAGGGGAGTTCATCATCGAGGAAGGCTACCGCTTCACGGTCATCGAGGCCAATGAGCGGAGCATCGAAAAGCTGCGGGTCGAGCCGGAGTAG
- a CDS encoding phosphate ABC transporter ATP-binding protein produces the protein MNKTAQTTNGQNGLAIRTRDLNLWYGDFQALYDVNLDIKKGIITALIGPSGCGKTTYLRSVNRINERLGYVRIEGSIAVLEHDIYDQGVELAQVRKQVGMVFQRPNPLPISVRDNVLFGFELHAEGKKRMHRSEKDEIVEQALRQVLLWDNVKDRLDRKATELSLEEQQKLCIARLLPVKPEVLLMDEPCSALDPKGTEAVEELIWGLRGQYTILIVTHNMAQARRASEECIFMLMGRVVEHTPTEDMFVTPAKQETADYIEGRYG, from the coding sequence ATGAACAAGACCGCGCAGACGACCAACGGCCAGAACGGCCTCGCCATCCGGACCCGGGACCTCAACCTCTGGTACGGCGACTTCCAGGCGCTCTACGACGTTAACCTCGACATCAAGAAGGGGATCATCACCGCGCTGATCGGCCCTTCGGGCTGCGGCAAGACCACCTACCTGCGCAGCGTGAACCGGATCAATGAGCGGCTGGGCTATGTCCGCATCGAGGGCTCGATCGCGGTCCTCGAACACGACATCTACGATCAAGGCGTCGAGCTCGCCCAGGTCCGCAAGCAGGTCGGCATGGTCTTCCAACGGCCCAATCCCTTGCCGATCTCGGTCCGCGACAACGTGCTCTTCGGCTTCGAGCTGCACGCCGAGGGCAAGAAGCGGATGCACCGCAGCGAGAAGGACGAGATCGTGGAACAGGCGCTGCGCCAGGTCCTGCTCTGGGACAACGTCAAGGACCGGCTCGACCGCAAGGCCACGGAGCTTTCGCTGGAGGAGCAGCAGAAGCTCTGCATCGCGCGCTTGCTACCCGTGAAGCCGGAGGTGCTGCTGATGGACGAGCCTTGCTCGGCGCTCGACCCCAAGGGAACGGAAGCCGTCGAGGAGCTGATCTGGGGGCTGCGCGGGCAGTACACGATCCTGATCGTGACCCACAACATGGCCCAGGCCCGGCGCGCCAGCGAAGAGTGCATCTTCATGCTCATGGGCCGGGTCGTGGAGCACACCCCGACCGAGGACATGTTCGTCACGCCTGCCAAGCAGGAGACGGCCGACTACATCGAAGGCCGCTACGGTTGA
- a CDS encoding phosphate ABC transporter ATP-binding protein produces MVETITVLEPGRDRAPSASALPEDAPIKLEVRDLSISYHGKPALVGVNLEIRENEIFGIIGPANSGKTSFLKSLNRMDVFNPGMQVSGDILFNGRNVRAWRNVYALRSRIGVVFPLPVGLPMTVYDNVALAPRLAGVSGKADLDEIVERCLTRAALWDEVKDRLHSLGSLLSGGQQQRLTIARALSQEPELLMLDEFSIAVDPVTTMRIEDVLKELRHEMTIILVTNLTQQARRLADRTAFFLMGSCVEIGDTESLFTGDVADRRTADYIAGRFG; encoded by the coding sequence ATGGTAGAGACGATCACCGTTCTGGAGCCGGGGCGGGACCGCGCCCCGTCGGCCTCGGCCCTTCCCGAGGACGCCCCGATCAAGCTAGAGGTTCGGGACCTCTCGATCAGCTATCACGGCAAGCCGGCCCTGGTCGGGGTGAACCTCGAGATCCGCGAGAACGAGATCTTCGGCATCATCGGCCCGGCCAACAGCGGCAAGACCTCCTTTCTCAAGTCCTTGAACCGCATGGACGTATTCAACCCCGGCATGCAGGTTTCCGGTGACATCCTGTTCAACGGCCGCAACGTCCGCGCTTGGCGCAACGTCTATGCCCTGCGCAGCCGGATCGGCGTGGTCTTCCCGCTGCCCGTGGGCCTGCCCATGACCGTCTACGACAACGTCGCCCTGGCGCCGCGCCTGGCCGGAGTCTCCGGGAAGGCGGACCTCGACGAGATCGTCGAGCGCTGCCTGACCCGCGCCGCGCTTTGGGACGAGGTCAAGGACCGGCTCCATTCCTTGGGCAGCCTGCTCTCCGGCGGCCAGCAGCAGCGCCTGACCATCGCCCGCGCGCTGTCCCAGGAGCCCGAGCTCTTGATGCTCGACGAGTTCTCGATCGCCGTCGATCCCGTCACCACGATGCGGATCGAGGACGTGCTGAAGGAGCTGCGCCACGAGATGACGATCATCCTGGTGACCAATCTGACCCAGCAGGCACGCCGGCTCGCCGACCGCACCGCCTTCTTCCTGATGGGCAGCTGCGTCGAGATCGGCGACACCGAAAGCCTCTTCACCGGCGATGTCGCCGACCGCCGGACGGCGGACTACATCGCGGGCCGCTTCGGCTAG